The stretch of DNA TCGCTGCCGCTAGCGCTGCGGTTAGTGTAGGGGTTCCTCCTCCACCTCGAGGTTGCCGCCTCAATTGCCACTCGTGCACTCGCGGCGACCCCCTGAGACAGCAGCTTCTATCTGCGCTTGGCCTGCCAGCAGCCGTATCAGAGCTTGGGCGTGCTTTTTGGGACACAACTCACCCGGGTGAATCGGTTGACGGGTGATGTCTATTCACCCCGCATCGATGAATGCTGGCTCAACAGCTGGCGAGCGGAGGAACAAGTGGAGCCGACCACCTACCAGATCTGTGTTCACGGCCGCTTGTCCGAGCGCCTGGCGGCGGCACTGGAAGGGATGACCCTGCTCAGCGGGCCCGTCAACACCGTGTTCACCGGCGAAGTCAAAGACCAGTCACAACTTTACGGACTCCTCGACCGGCTGCGCGACCTCGGCCTCGAGCTCATCAGCGTGCAGCCGCAGCCAGAGGGCGCCCCGGAATACCTGGCAGCACCAGACTTCGGTGAGGGAAACAGCCGACCGACCGAAATCAGCGGTGTGCCAACCCTTTCCCGCGCGACGAAGTCAACCCTGAAAGGTTCATCATGAAGATCGTAGTCATCGGCGGTCAGGGGCTTATCGGCTCGAAAGTAGCGGCCAAGCTGAGCGCGCAGGGACACGACGTGATCGCCGCCTCTCGGCGCTCAGGTGTCGATTCCCTCACCGGTGACGGTCTCGCCAACGCGGTCGCCGGCGTGGACGTGCTCGTCGACGCTGCGGATTCGCCATTGTTCGACGATGAGCCGGTGATGCACTTCTTCACGACCGCGACGGCGAACCTTCTCGCTGCTGAACGGGAAGCAGGAGTCAGACACCACGTCGCGTTGTCCGTGGTGGGTGCGCAGGTCATGCCCGACAGCGGCTACAACACCGCGAAGGCAGCTCAGGAAAACCTGATCAAGGATTCGGGGCGCCCTTATTCGATCGTGAGAGCAACGCCGTTCTATGAATTCGTACTTGGCTTGGCCGATTCCGCGACGGACGGAGATATCGTCCGACTGCCGCACGCGTTGTTTCGTCCCATCGCCGCCGACGATGTCGCCACTGCCGTGGCCCGCGCGGCGGTCGGGCGCCCGATCAACGGCGTCGCAGAGATCGCTGGGCCCGAAGCGATGGGGATGGACGATTTTGTCCGATTCGGTCTTGCCGCCAACGGTGATCAACGGCGGGTCGTGACCGATGCGCAGGCGCCGTACTTCGGCGCGGTGATCGACGATCAGACGTTGGCACCCGATGCTAACGCCACCATCTTCGCGACCCGTTACTCCGACTGGCTCGACACACACTTCGCGTAGCCGGGGATGAGCTCCAGTGGAAGGACACTTCGTATGGGAACGGCCGATCGTCGGTTGATGTGGCATGGCTTGTTTCTGTTTTGGTCGGGTTGGTGACGGGTCTCAACGAGCGGCGCTTCACAAATATGCCGATGGCGCTTTCGGCGCATCTGGAGGGGGTGATGAACGGCACTTTCCTGATCGCGCTGGGCGCGATCTGGGGTACGTCGAACTTTCGCCGCGCGTAGAAAAGGCGGCACGGTGATCGGCGCTTTACGGCACTTACGGCAACTGGCTGTTCACCACATTTGGTGCCGCGTTGGGCACCGCTGCGGCAAACCCCATCTCGTCGCAGGGCCATCACGGGAAGCCGTGGCAGGAAAGGATTGCCCGGGGCCGGCTTTCGCAGCATCGCCTATTCGATCCTTCTCGCCGTGGTTCTGATTCTGCGGGGGCCTTGGCCGACGGCAACCGGGTTTCGGCCGGCAAGCTAAATTGAGCGCCACCGCCGTGCACACGCCCTGATTTTGTCGGCGTCGATCAGGCGGAACCCGTTAGACACTCGCGCACTCTGCCCATCGAGCTGCCCTCCGAGAGGTCAAACTGAGGCAGCGAGCGCCCAGAGTTCCTCGGCCACAGCGGCATTCGTCCACGCCAGCCCGCTTAGCACCACATCAGTCGCGCCCGCATCCAGATAGCTCTGAAGCTGACGCCTGACCGACTCCGCTGAACCCACCGCGGCAAGCTCTGCTGCGCCGGCGATACCCTCGCGCGCAATGACCTTCTGATACGACGGAATTGTCTCGTAGAAGCCCAGCTGCTGGGCCGCGAAACTTCTTGCCGCATCAACGTTGTCGGACAGGATTGCGGGCACTTGCGCGATGATCCTGGGTTTGGCGCGGCCGGCCTGGGCGGCCGATTTCGAGAGGAAAGGTTCGATGAACTCTGCGATGGTGCGGGGACCGGCGAGGTAGGGCAGGGTGCCATCTGCCAGTTCGCCGGTGACCTGCAGCGCTTTTGGGCCCATCGCGGCCACGTACACCGGGATCGGCGTGCCGCCGGCGACGAGCACCGGCCATCCGGGCCGTGCGCTGATCTCGCTGCCGCTGAAGTCCACCGCTCCGGTATCGAAGATCGACCTCAGCACCGTCAGGTGCTCGCGAAGGCGTGTAATCGTGTTGGGCCACGTCGTCCCGAACGCCTGCCGCTCAGGCTGATGCGAGCCGAGACCGACTCCGAGGCTGAAGTTTCCGTGCGAGGCAGCTTGCGCGGTCTGCGCCAACGACGCCATGATCAGCGGGTGACGCGGGTTGATCGGCACCACCGACGTGCCGACGCCGAGACCCGGTACGGCCGCGCCGACCACCGCCGCAAGGGCGATCGCGTCATGATCGTTTTGCTGGCTCACCCACACCTGGCGGACGCCGAGGTCGTAGGCACGGGTCGCCTGCGCCACCACGTCATCGACACGATTGACGGCTTGCGGGTTGGGAAACAAGACAATTCCAGTCGGCATAACAACTAGAACGCACAGACCGATTGGCAACATCCCGTTTCCGCCGAAATTACCAGAAGCATTGCCGCGCAGTACCTCCCATAACAGCTCACGTTCGCAGCATCACTGGCTGGCGCCTGTGGAGATGCCTCGCTGACGCACGACCAGAAATCGATCAGGCTGCAAAGGATGCCCACATCCTCACTGCCGCAACGGGATCCACTGGATACGGCCCAGTTAGTACCGGAGTACATCCGCGCTCGGTTCGGGATAATCCAGATCGGCTGCGGTGAGACGATAGATTTGAAGTGTGATCCCATAGTATTTATCGGTCTCGCCGACCCACTCCATTCCGACGCGCCGTGCGGTCGCGACGCCGCGGGTGTTGCCTGGGCGCACAACGGCGAACACCTCCGACACCCCGTTGGTGAAAGCCTGATGCGCCACCGCATGACCGGCCTCGGCGCCGTAACCGTGTCCCCATGCCGCAGGGGTGATTTGCCAACCGATTTCCAGGTCGGTGCAGCCGGGTGGCAACGGCAACAGGGCGACCGCGCCGACGACGCGGCCACTGTCACGGGTCTCGATTGCCCAACGGCCCAGCGGCCGCCCCGCATTGTCGTGTTGGGCGATCCAACGGGCCAGCAGCAGCCGCATCTGGTTACGATCGGTCACGCGCGGCAGCGCCGGGGCTAGCCACCGCGCGACTTGGTGTTCGCCGAAGATGGCCAGTGCCGCGTCGGCGTCGTCAACCGTCCACGGGCGCAACCACAGTCGCTTGGTGATCAGCTCGTCGGTCCCCGGCACCACCTGGACGTGAGTGCTCTTACACATCGCTTCCTCCTTTTCGCCAAACCGGTCGCACGAGGAGGGCCTCCGGATTTGCGCTAATGGACAATTTCGGGCTCCTCGGCGAGCAGCGGATCCCAAACCTGATTGACCGTCGGGTGCGGCGGGACGGCATGGCGCAGCAGACCGGTGGGGACCTTGGCGACGACTGCGACCGTGGCGGCTTGCACCAGCTCGGAGAACTCCGGCCCGACGAACGTCGCTCCGAGCAGCGTGTTGGTGTGGGCGTCAATGACCAATTTCGCCCATCCCTCGAAACCGTCTCTGAAAAGGGCCAGGCGTGACACCGCGTCGGGGTAGCGGGCGGTTCGCGTCCGTACCGAGAACCCTGCTGCGCGAGCCTGACTTTCCGTGCGCCCCACCTCGGCTACTTGAGGGTCGGTGAAGATGACTTGCGCAACGCTGCCGTTGTCGCGAACAGACAATTCGTTCTCCGACAGTTCTCGGCCCGCGGCGCGGGCCGCGATGATGTCGGCCGCGACGCGACCGTGGTAGGTGGAGATGTGCGACAGCAGAGCGCGTCCGGTGGTATCGCCCACGGCGTAGAGCCAGCCGCCGGTGACGCCGATCGCCTGTAGGTGATCGTTCACCGAAACGAAACCGCCGACCGGCAGGCCAACTGTTTCCAGTCCAATGTCGTCGGTGTTGACGCGCCGGCCGGTCGCCAACACGATCTCGTCTACCTCGATGGTCTGGCCGTGAAATGTTGCGGTCACGGGTCCGCCCGGGGCAGGGCGGGCTACGGCTGACAATTCCGTTTCGAAGTGAATCTTGACGCCTTTGCTTCGCAGTGACTGCTCGACCAGCTCGCCCGCTTCGGGCTCGCAGTTGTGAAGCAGGGACTCCCCGCGGACCAAAAGTGTTACCGCAGAGCCCAAACCAGCCAAGATGGTCGCGAACTCGACACCGACCACGCCGCCACCAACCAGGAGCGCGCGAGGCGGCACGTGCGTCATCGTCGCCACCTCCCGATTGGTCCACGGGCGCGCTTGGGCCACGCCCGCCACCTCCGGGACGTTAGGGCGAGTGCCGGTGGCCACGACGACTGCATGCCTCGCCGTCAAAACGGTTTCGGTGTCTTCGGCGGTTGTCACGCGCACCGTCCGGTGGCCAGCCAACCGGCCATACCCGTGAAAAACGGTCACACCTGCCCGCCGCAACGACGACACTTGGCTTTGATCCGACAGATGCTCGACGATCGCGTCGCGCTTCGCCAAGACGGCCGGGACGTCCAAGCCCTCACCCGAAACAGCCTCGCGCACACCAGGTACGGCCTTGGCCAGATTGAACACCTCGATGGGGCGAACCAGTGTTCTGGTCGGGTTGCAGGCCCAGTAGCGACATTCCCCTCCGACGAGACGGTCCTCGACAAGCGCTACCGACAGGCCGGCCGAGGCAAGATTGCGTACGGCGGCCACACCGCCCACCCCGCCGCCTACAACGACCACGTCGACCTCTTGGTCAGTCATATCTACTCTCACTCCCGATATCTCACTGCATGCAGCTGTGTAGGGCTGCGGTCCAACCATTTACTCGCTTCCGTCGGACCCGTCCAGCGATCTCGAAGGCTGTCTTCAACGGTGGACTAGGCGGTTTGCGTTCCAGCGCAGGCGAGTGTGCCCGGCTGGTGGTCTAACAAGCGATGGGGCGTGGTGGGCTCGCATGGTCGCTAAAAGTGCGATTCGCGGTGCTGCAGCTGGAAGTCCAGTACCGCAAGCGGGGTCTGCGCATCGAGGGGGATGGAGTCGTACTGGCAGGTCATCACCGCCGTAGCCGCCGTGTGCGGGTTGCGAGCGGTCAATTCGACCACCAGGCGCAGCCGTATCGGCTCGGTCAGGTCATGTCCGAGAACACGGATCGCGGGCAGTTCGCTGAGCGTGTCGAGTCGCATCGGTAGCACCCTCATCGGGTGGGTGGGGGGGTGTGAGTGGTCGCGAGGTGATGCCAACACGATGTTGCCGCTTTCGGCGAGTAATAGGTCGTTCGATAAGGCGTTGCCGGTCAACGTGATCGAGATGGAGTTCTGCGCTTGCGGCTCGTCTGCTGCGGCTAGCGCGGAAGCTGCGGTCAGCACGAGCTCCCGGGTGGCGTGGCGCCATTGGTGTGCCCGGTCGTACCCAAGGTCGTGGCGTGCTGTCGCTGCGCCTGAACGCTCGGTGGTGTCCTGGGTGAGGTGATGCTGCTCGGTGTTCGGCGCGTCGACCGCCGCCGGGTTGTTGTGGTGGTCCTGTGACACCGATGCTCCTAGGTTCAGTGCGCGGTTGATTGCTCAGTGCGCCATAACGTTCCGCGGCGTTTTCCTACAGCGCCAGTGAACACGCGGGTGGGCCGGTTAAGCCCCCGGAGCGATCGCACAGGCTGCGACACAGACCCAGGTGCCCTCACGCTTCTGATATGTGTCCGTGTACAGAGCTTCCTGGTGTACTCCGTCGTCGAGCATGGTGTATGTGGCGCGGGCGTGGATCAGAGCAACGTCACTGAGGATGCGGATGTTGACGTCGTGCACAGCAAGATCCTTGAAGGGACGCGGCTTGGCGATGTACTCGAGGAACTCTTCGCGGTTGCGGGTGACGCCTGGCGTCTGCACGATAAAGTCTTCGGCGAGAAACTCGCTGAAACGCTGGACATCGTTGAACTGGTCGGAGTGGACGTAGTCATTGTTGAGCTGCGCGAGAATCGCCAGATCTTCGGCGGACTGCTTGGTGTCGTTCAATTTATGTTCCCTATCTGTGCTAATTCGGTGTTCGCCCGAAATAGGCTGCGTTTTCAATGCCGTGTCCGCGGTGCCAGGTCTGCGATGGTGTCCTCGACACGGGCCGACGATCGGCCGGGATCGGCCTACTGAAGACTGCAGCCAGACAGGATGAGCTGTCATCACCCCGACCCATTACTCACCCGGGTGAGAAAGGGAGCGCAGTGAACGGAAGCGCCCGTGTGAGTGGAGATGGGTAATGCCGGTGGTGAGCACGATCGGGTTGCGCTCGATATCTTGATCGCGTAAGTCAGCGCTTGCGGGCGGGCCCGGAAACCCGCGTAACCACACGGTGGACTGCTGAGTTGTCGCGACCCCAGGACACGCCTTGCGCACCCTTCGTCCATATCTGGAGATGGCGCACTCAAAGCCGCGCTGGGCCAGGCGGGTTGGCGGTCAATCCATCGCTGCCGCAAGACGGCGCTAGATATCGCTTGCTGGCGATGGCGCCGGACCGCTATCCAGCGGCCAGCTACCGTTTCCCTACAGATTGATGGCCTTGTCAGTCAGGGCGTGAAAGCACTCCTGTAGTCCTTCACCGAGTGTGGGATGGGTGTGTATATTTCGTGCCAGTTCGGCGGCGGTGAGGTCCCACAGCTGCGCCAGCGTCAACTCGGGCAGGAGTTCACTGACTTCGCTACCCACCAGATGCGCTCCCAGAAGCTCGCCATGCGCTTCGTCGGCAACCACTTTGATGAAACCGCCGCGTTCACCCAGCCCGTCGGCCTTGGCGCTGGCCTGCATCGGGAAGACGGCGACCCGTACGCGGTGACCGGCGGCGCGAGCCTGCTCTTCGGTGAAGCCGAAGCTGGCGACTTGGGGTTGGCAGAACGTCACTCGCGGCATCATCCGGTAGTCCAGCGGCATCGTCTGCGCCCCCGCGATGGTTTCGGCGGCGATCACACCTTGTGCGGAAGCGACATGGGCGAGTTGAACTTTGGCGGTGACGTCGCCGACAGCACAGATATGCGGCGCAGACGTTCGCATGTAGTCATCGATGTCGATTGCGCCATTGGTGGCGACACGTACTCCAGCGGCGCCCAAGCCGACATTTTCGACGTTGGGGCAAAATCCGATGCAGATGAAGGCGCGCGCTGCCTGCGTGGTAGCCGATGTTCCGTCAGCGCCGGTGTGGCCGACGGTGACGTGTTCGCCGTGGTCGGTGACGCTGTCCACACGCGCCGACGTGCGAATCGATATCCCGCGACGCCGGTAGTGGCGCTGCAATTCTCGTGAGACGTCGGCGTCCTCGCTAGGAAGGACGCGGTCACTGAATTCCAGGATTTCGACGCGGACGCCATAGCTGTGCAGGATGTAGGCGAATTCCATGCCGAGGGTGCCGCCGCCGATGATCACGATGGACTCGGGCAGTTCGGCGCTGAGAATCTGCTGTTCGTAGGTGACGATGTTGTCGCTGAGGACAACTCCGGGCAGCATGCGCACCCGGGATCCGGTCGCCACGACGGCGTGGTCGAAGGTCACCAATCGTGTGCCCCCCTCGCGCAGGTCCACCTGGAGGCTGTGCGGGCCGGTGAAATGGCCGTGCCCGTCGATCTCAGTGATGTTGTTCTTACGCATCAGAAAATGCACTCCGCGGACGCGAGCGTCGGCGACTTCACGGCTGCGTGATACCGCGCGGGAGTAGTCGAGACTGATGTCGCCGGCGATGCCGAAGGTGGCGGACTGCTGGGTGACGATGGAGGCGATCTCAGCGTTGCGCAGCAGCGCTTTTGACGGGACACAGCCCGTGTTCAGGCACACTCCACCCCAGTAGCGTTCCTCGACGATCCCGACGGTCATGCCGAGCTGGGCGGCGCGGATGGCTGTCACATATCCCCCGGAGCCTGCGCCGACGACGATGAGGTCGTAGTGGTCGCTGAGTGCCGGTGTCATCGGGGCTCCTGGCTGGGTAGCACGAAGCGATGCGGCGGGTGTGGCCGCGGCGGCGCCTGGCTGCCCATCAGCGGCTCCGTCGGCGGATGCGGGTCCATCAGCGAGACGAGTCAATCCGTCTCGGCGACGATCGGCTGCTTGCGGGTCGCGTTGATGGCATCTACCAGCAGCCACAGCGCTAAGCCGATTAGTGCGATGTCTTTCATCAAGAACTCGCCGTCGGCGGATAGGACGGGGAAGCCACCTGCAGACGCCTCGCCGACACCTGGGGTGGTGACCATGAAGCTCAGCGTGGTGACGAAGAACAGCGAAGCGATTATGCCGCCCACCACGGAAGCCTTCGGCCACCACGGCTTGGCGGCCAGTAGTGCAGCAGTAATCAGTTCTACTGATCCGTTCAATCGACCAAAGGCGTCGATGGACATCAGGTTGTACACCCAGCCCAAGAAGGGGCTGTTGGCCACCCAATGTGAAATGCCGTGGGACTCATAGGACGTGAACTTCATGGCGCCGAACCACGCCAAAACGATGACCAGGCCGTACCGTGCGATCAGTGCCGCGGCGGCGCTCGTCCGGGAGCTTCTCAGTTCATCAGCCGTCAAGCCTGCGATGTGGGTTTGCACCATGTTCTGTCTCCGTTCGTCAGCGACCACTGTCTGTGCCCGCGGGGTGAGTTGTCCTCGTCCGGCGATGTATTTCACCCGGGCGAGACGTCTACGAGCACAGATCTGCGATGCGGGGTGACCACCCCAGGCTGGAGGCGTTGGGGCAAGGTCGAACTCGTGACCAACCGGCTGGTTCATCGCCTTCCCTTCCAAGTGGCCGTCAGTCGGAGTCTGGTGCGGGCGGTGTGTCACAGGGCCTGGTGTCAGTGACAGTTGGGCGCCGTTCGACTCCCGCCACCCGGTGACGCGAACCGTCGTCGGGGCGCCGTTAGCTGGTCGCGTCCGTTAGCAGGGTGCGCAGCCGTTGTCGTCCGCGGCTGATCCGTGAACTGACCGTTCCCTCTTCGGTGTCCATGATTCCGGCGATCTCCTTATAGGAGAATCCGGCGACATCGGCGAAGTAGACGGCAATCCGGAACTTTTCGGGCAGCGCTTGCATTGCCGCCTTGATTCGCGGGTCGGCCAGCGTGGCGAGCGCCTGGTCTTCGGCCGACCATAGGGCAGCTGGCAGATGCGCGGCGCTGGCTGCCAGCTGTCGGTCGCTGAGTTGGTCGGTCAGACATTGCGCAGGTCGGCGCTTCTTGGATCGGTAGCCGTTGATGTATGTGTTGGTCATGATTCGGAAAAGCCACGCACTCAGGTTCGTGCCCTGCTGAAATGAATGCCTGCCGGCGTAGGCTTTGAGCAAAGTTTCCTGCAGCAGGTCCTCGGCATCCGCGGGAATGGAAGTGAGTCGAACGGCGCGCCGACGCAAGGACTCAATCAGCGGGATCACTTCACGCTCGAAGCTTGTGGCGATTGCCGGATCCCCGGTTGGACTGACACATTCAGTGCGTGCGGCTGCCACGGTTCCCATCCCTTTCCGAATCGAGCATCGGTGCCGTCTCACGTCGGTCACAGCGCACTCGAGGCCGGTAAGCCGAGCGCGATGTCGACGAGCGATGGACCGAATCCGGTACATCGTCGGCAGCACTTCCCTCCGGTCGCTTTGTCTTGAGCCAGCCTTCACCGACGAGGGGTGAGTGGTCATCACCCGGCGAGCCCCTTCACCCGGGTCATTTGCTAAGCGGTGTCGGGGTGGATCAGCCCGCATCACGGGCGGAGCGCGATCAGGTTGGCCCAGCGACCAGTGGCCCAGCGTCAGCTCATCGACATCTCACCCTGCGCGCCGGTCACCCCCACGCGCGCCCGGCTTTCCAGATCGGGTGCAGTTATTCCGAACGCCTCAGCGCTGCAACAGATCTCCGCGTCTTACAATCCTTGCGGTCAGTCGGCGTCTGACTGTTTTGCGGATCCCGGCACGTTAGGTGCCACAGTTGTGGCTTCCGCGGTCGGTGATGGCGAAGCTCTGCCAAGGATCGCGTAGGCCGCAGCACCGCTTGCGGCAGAGAAGACGCTGTAACTCAGCGGTGATTCCATACCAAGCGAGACAGCCATCGAGACTGCAAACACCAGGAGCACCAGGCAACTGGCTGCACCGACCAAGGGTGGCCGCCAACCGATCAGGAGCAAGATCCCCAGGGCCGTTTCGGTGGCGGTAGCACCCCAGACAATGACGGTCAAAAACCATCCGGAGGCAAACGGAACCAACTGGTGGGTGTAGTCGGTGAAAGCACCCATGCTTCCCCAATACCCCTGCCCCAATGGCGCCCACCAGCCGAATCGGTCGGCAACAGACGACAGAAACGCCGCCGCGAGCGACACGCGAAGCGCGATCCCGACAACCCGGATCCGATCAGGCCTGCGCACGCATTCCTCCTGCTCCGTCGAACGCTTCAACGGAAAATGTCTCCACGTCGTTCATACCGGAGGCCTAGCGCATTGTTCAATGCCCTAGCGTGGCGGCTCATCTTCGGTGACGTCGTCCGTCGTGAGCGGCCCGTCTCCGGTATCGATCAGAAAGACTGCGAGCAGTTCAGCGTGGTCGGTGGCACTGGCATTTTCACTGATCGTATGGTGCGCGCCGGGGGCTTCCTGCCACGTCTCACCGGCCTGATAAATGCGTGCGGGCTCACCTTCGACTTGGCTGCGAATCGCTCCGGAGATGACGTAGGCCATGATGAACGCCGAACTCGCGTGGTGGTGAGCTCCGCTCTTGGCGCCCGGCGGATAGCTGACGGTCACTGCTTCAAGCGATTTGCCGGGAATGTTAGTCAACTGATCGAAAACTGTTCGGACAACTGGCTTTTGATTCGAATTCTCCGGCATCGGATCGGCATGGGCCGCAGGCGCGAGCAGCGTGGCCGCGGCCAGTGCAGCGAATAATGTCTTCAAGGCCATCGGTCGGCTGCCTTTCCCTTTGAGGTGTCTTGAACTAGCTGATGTGCTCACATGATTCGCGATGAGCAGATGAACCGGTTGTGCCTGGGCAGGAGCCCAGGCAGAGCGGATGGCCAGAGCCGCGCCCCGTAGCTCAGCGCGAGCTCGGCCTCCGTGTTCTCCGATGGACCAACGCGGACGAACATCGCCTCCCACCGGCGGTAGCCGCGTCTGCGCCGCCCGGTCATCGGGGGTCGATGTCTCAGCCTTCGGCTACGCGCAGGATCGTCTTGCCAGGGATGCGCTTGCGGGTAAAAGCGTCAACGGCTTCGGCGAGTGGCAGCACCGCGCCCACCACGGGTGTGAGGCGTCCATCGCGCACTCGGGCGGCGAGGGCAGCGAGCTGGGCGCGATCGGGTTCGACAACGAAGAAGACAGCCCGCCCGTCACTGGGCCGGGTCTTAGGCGGTTCAGTGACGGTGACGAGCGTTCCACCGGCGCGCACCAGCGCGGCCGAGCGGTCCAGGATGTCGCCGCCGATCACGTCGAACACCACGTCGACTTCCCCTACGTCTTCCAGTTTTTCGGTGTCTAGGTCCACGAATGTGTGCACACCGAGCGCCAGCGCCCGGTCCCGATCTGCGGTGCGGCCGGTTCCGACGACGCGCGCGCCGACTTCGCGAGCGAGCTGCACCGCGGTGGACCCGACCGCACCCCCGACACCGTGGATCAGAACCGTTTGTCCACTGGTAAGGCGGCCGTGATCGAATAAGCCCTGCCAGGCAGTCAG from Mycobacterium sp. JS623 encodes:
- a CDS encoding SDR family oxidoreductase codes for the protein MKIVVIGGQGLIGSKVAAKLSAQGHDVIAASRRSGVDSLTGDGLANAVAGVDVLVDAADSPLFDDEPVMHFFTTATANLLAAEREAGVRHHVALSVVGAQVMPDSGYNTAKAAQENLIKDSGRPYSIVRATPFYEFVLGLADSATDGDIVRLPHALFRPIAADDVATAVARAAVGRPINGVAEIAGPEAMGMDDFVRFGLAANGDQRRVVTDAQAPYFGAVIDDQTLAPDANATIFATRYSDWLDTHFA
- a CDS encoding LLM class F420-dependent oxidoreductase, translated to MPTGIVLFPNPQAVNRVDDVVAQATRAYDLGVRQVWVSQQNDHDAIALAAVVGAAVPGLGVGTSVVPINPRHPLIMASLAQTAQAASHGNFSLGVGLGSHQPERQAFGTTWPNTITRLREHLTVLRSIFDTGAVDFSGSEISARPGWPVLVAGGTPIPVYVAAMGPKALQVTGELADGTLPYLAGPRTIAEFIEPFLSKSAAQAGRAKPRIIAQVPAILSDNVDAARSFAAQQLGFYETIPSYQKVIAREGIAGAAELAAVGSAESVRRQLQSYLDAGATDVVLSGLAWTNAAVAEELWALAASV
- a CDS encoding GNAT family N-acetyltransferase, whose protein sequence is MCKSTHVQVVPGTDELITKRLWLRPWTVDDADAALAIFGEHQVARWLAPALPRVTDRNQMRLLLARWIAQHDNAGRPLGRWAIETRDSGRVVGAVALLPLPPGCTDLEIGWQITPAAWGHGYGAEAGHAVAHQAFTNGVSEVFAVVRPGNTRGVATARRVGMEWVGETDKYYGITLQIYRLTAADLDYPEPSADVLRY
- a CDS encoding dihydrolipoyl dehydrogenase family protein, which codes for MTDQEVDVVVVGGGVGGVAAVRNLASAGLSVALVEDRLVGGECRYWACNPTRTLVRPIEVFNLAKAVPGVREAVSGEGLDVPAVLAKRDAIVEHLSDQSQVSSLRRAGVTVFHGYGRLAGHRTVRVTTAEDTETVLTARHAVVVATGTRPNVPEVAGVAQARPWTNREVATMTHVPPRALLVGGGVVGVEFATILAGLGSAVTLLVRGESLLHNCEPEAGELVEQSLRSKGVKIHFETELSAVARPAPGGPVTATFHGQTIEVDEIVLATGRRVNTDDIGLETVGLPVGGFVSVNDHLQAIGVTGGWLYAVGDTTGRALLSHISTYHGRVAADIIAARAAGRELSENELSVRDNGSVAQVIFTDPQVAEVGRTESQARAAGFSVRTRTARYPDAVSRLALFRDGFEGWAKLVIDAHTNTLLGATFVGPEFSELVQAATVAVVAKVPTGLLRHAVPPHPTVNQVWDPLLAEEPEIVH
- a CDS encoding nuclear transport factor 2 family protein translates to MNDTKQSAEDLAILAQLNNDYVHSDQFNDVQRFSEFLAEDFIVQTPGVTRNREEFLEYIAKPRPFKDLAVHDVNIRILSDVALIHARATYTMLDDGVHQEALYTDTYQKREGTWVCVAACAIAPGA
- the lpdA gene encoding dihydrolipoyl dehydrogenase; the encoded protein is MTPALSDHYDLIVVGAGSGGYVTAIRAAQLGMTVGIVEERYWGGVCLNTGCVPSKALLRNAEIASIVTQQSATFGIAGDISLDYSRAVSRSREVADARVRGVHFLMRKNNITEIDGHGHFTGPHSLQVDLREGGTRLVTFDHAVVATGSRVRMLPGVVLSDNIVTYEQQILSAELPESIVIIGGGTLGMEFAYILHSYGVRVEILEFSDRVLPSEDADVSRELQRHYRRRGISIRTSARVDSVTDHGEHVTVGHTGADGTSATTQAARAFICIGFCPNVENVGLGAAGVRVATNGAIDIDDYMRTSAPHICAVGDVTAKVQLAHVASAQGVIAAETIAGAQTMPLDYRMMPRVTFCQPQVASFGFTEEQARAAGHRVRVAVFPMQASAKADGLGERGGFIKVVADEAHGELLGAHLVGSEVSELLPELTLAQLWDLTAAELARNIHTHPTLGEGLQECFHALTDKAINL
- a CDS encoding YkgB family protein, producing MVQTHIAGLTADELRSSRTSAAAALIARYGLVIVLAWFGAMKFTSYESHGISHWVANSPFLGWVYNLMSIDAFGRLNGSVELITAALLAAKPWWPKASVVGGIIASLFFVTTLSFMVTTPGVGEASAGGFPVLSADGEFLMKDIALIGLALWLLVDAINATRKQPIVAETD
- a CDS encoding sigma-70 family RNA polymerase sigma factor gives rise to the protein MIPLIESLRRRAVRLTSIPADAEDLLQETLLKAYAGRHSFQQGTNLSAWLFRIMTNTYINGYRSKKRRPAQCLTDQLSDRQLAASAAHLPAALWSAEDQALATLADPRIKAAMQALPEKFRIAVYFADVAGFSYKEIAGIMDTEEGTVSSRISRGRQRLRTLLTDATS
- a CDS encoding cupin domain-containing protein — its product is MALKTLFAALAAATLLAPAAHADPMPENSNQKPVVRTVFDQLTNIPGKSLEAVTVSYPPGAKSGAHHHASSAFIMAYVISGAIRSQVEGEPARIYQAGETWQEAPGAHHTISENASATDHAELLAVFLIDTGDGPLTTDDVTEDEPPR
- a CDS encoding NADP-dependent oxidoreductase: MKAITVSDREVGAASLALTELPRPEAATNDVVVRVHAASFIHTELDWPDTWTDRAGRDRTPSVPGHDVSGVVVELGYGTTGLSVGQRVFGLIDWSRNGSLAEYTAVEARNLAPLPIDIDHTVAAALPISGLTAWQGLFDHGRLTSGQTVLIHGVGGAVGSTAVQLAREVGARVVGTGRTADRDRALALGVHTFVDLDTEKLEDVGEVDVVFDVIGGDILDRSAALVRAGGTLVTVTEPPKTRPSDGRAVFFVVEPDRAQLAALAARVRDGRLTPVVGAVLPLAEAVDAFTRKRIPGKTILRVAEG